Proteins found in one Erwinia sp. SLM-02 genomic segment:
- a CDS encoding GMC family oxidoreductase — translation MEYDYIIIGGGSAGCVLANRLSEDPAIKVLLLEAGGGDTHPLFSMPAGFAKMTKGRSSWGWHTVPQKHLNNRVLRFTQAKVIGGGSSVNAQVYTRGSKYDYDEWEQACGVKNWAYKDVLPYFKKSEKNQRFVNEYHDYRGPLGVSNPISPLPICEAFFQAGQELNIPYNPDFNGEHQGGLGYYQLTQLNAKRSSTSVAYLRPAQSRPNLTVKLNTFTLRILLEGKRATGVEIATGSGGTQQVRATREVIVTSGAFGSPKLLMLSGIGPARHLEEQGITVKHDLAGVGSNLQDHLDLFAIAECTGDHTYDPCLKIHHAAWAGLQYLLLKKGPVASSLFETGGFWYLDSNARSPDVQFHLGLGSGIEAGVEQMKNSGVTLNSAFLRPRSRGTLRLASGNPADAPLIDPNYWADPYDREMSLRGLKLVREILSQDAFKPYVKEIRLPSPQIRTDDELFEYACQNAKTDHHPVGTCRLGVESDPDAVVDEHLKVFGLEGLRIADSSVIPRVPSSNTNAPTIMIAEKAADAILGRLGRH, via the coding sequence GTGGAATACGATTATATTATTATCGGCGGGGGATCTGCCGGTTGCGTTTTGGCGAACCGACTCAGCGAGGACCCGGCAATTAAGGTGTTGCTGCTGGAGGCGGGTGGGGGTGATACCCATCCGCTGTTCAGCATGCCCGCCGGCTTTGCCAAAATGACTAAGGGCCGCAGTAGCTGGGGTTGGCACACCGTACCGCAGAAGCATCTGAATAATCGCGTACTGCGATTTACCCAGGCGAAAGTAATTGGCGGCGGTTCATCGGTTAACGCGCAGGTTTATACCCGTGGGTCGAAATATGATTATGACGAATGGGAGCAGGCCTGCGGCGTTAAAAACTGGGCTTATAAAGATGTGCTGCCCTATTTTAAAAAATCCGAAAAAAACCAGCGCTTCGTTAATGAATATCATGATTATCGCGGCCCGCTTGGCGTATCAAATCCCATCAGCCCGTTGCCTATTTGCGAAGCTTTTTTCCAGGCCGGACAGGAATTAAATATTCCCTATAACCCGGACTTTAACGGTGAGCATCAGGGCGGGTTAGGTTATTACCAGCTTACCCAGCTTAATGCTAAACGCTCCTCAACGTCGGTGGCATATTTGCGTCCGGCGCAGTCGCGGCCAAATCTGACCGTGAAGCTGAATACTTTCACCCTGCGCATTTTGCTGGAAGGCAAGCGGGCGACCGGTGTGGAAATTGCCACCGGCAGCGGCGGCACACAGCAGGTACGCGCTACGCGGGAGGTGATCGTCACCTCCGGTGCCTTTGGCTCGCCTAAGCTGCTGATGCTTTCCGGGATCGGCCCGGCCCGGCATCTGGAAGAGCAGGGTATTACTGTGAAACATGATCTGGCGGGCGTGGGCAGCAATCTGCAGGATCACCTCGACCTGTTCGCTATTGCCGAGTGTACCGGCGACCATACCTACGACCCCTGCCTGAAAATTCATCATGCGGCCTGGGCCGGTTTGCAGTATCTGCTGCTGAAGAAGGGACCGGTAGCCTCCAGCCTGTTTGAAACGGGCGGCTTCTGGTACCTGGACAGCAACGCGCGGTCACCGGACGTGCAGTTCCACCTGGGGCTGGGGTCCGGCATCGAAGCGGGCGTTGAGCAGATGAAAAACTCCGGCGTGACGCTGAACTCCGCCTTCCTGCGCCCGCGCTCGCGCGGCACGCTGCGGCTGGCAAGCGGCAATCCGGCCGATGCGCCGCTGATCGATCCCAACTACTGGGCGGACCCTTACGACCGCGAAATGTCACTGCGCGGCCTGAAGCTGGTGCGTGAAATCCTGTCGCAGGATGCGTTCAAGCCTTACGTGAAGGAAATTCGTCTGCCTTCGCCGCAGATCCGTACCGATGACGAGCTCTTCGAGTATGCCTGCCAGAACGCAAAAACCGATCATCACCCGGTAGGCACCTGCCGCCTGGGTGTAGAGAGCGATCCTGATGCGGTAGTGGATGAGCATCTGAAGGTATTTGGTCTTGAAGGCCTGCGCATTGCGGATTCATCCGTGATACCACGCGTCCCGAGCAGTAATACCAACGCACCGACCATCATGATTGCCGAAAAGGCAGCGGATGCCATTCTCGGTCGGTTGGGCCGTCATTAA
- a CDS encoding acyl CoA:acetate/3-ketoacid CoA transferase, giving the protein MKKLLTADEAAALVGDNASVTVSSASGLNCPDAVLAALGKRYRNEGKPVNLTMIHPIAAGDMYGIPGIEHLAQAGLLKKVIAGSLPSGPSSLPMPEIWRMIIDNEIAGYNVPSGVLFDLHKDAAAKRPGVLTKVGLDTFVDPDRQGCAMNELAAAEPLVSKVDFSGQTWLHFHPLVPDVAIIRATTADERGNLSFEHEGGVLGVVEQALAVRNNGGTVIAQVKRLTKAGTLKPHHVHVPCNLVDHVVVAPDQMQTTMIAYDPAISGEIFHPESSFEVPEWGTEKLIARRAAMQLKKGMTVNLGFGISANVPRILLEEGMNGEVTWVIEQGAVGGMPLLGFAFGCAANADAIVPASTQFTYFQGGGFDMAMLSFLQIDRFGNVNVSKLPGKPYLTAGCGGFVDITTHAKKLVFSGFFKAGASQRIEGGELVIDREGKMRKLVNDVDHVTFSGRMALERGQDVIYVTERCVMQLTKDGLMVTEIAPGMDLTRDVLEQADFPLRVAQNLKIMDPRMFYDAVMGLELPEVTHG; this is encoded by the coding sequence ATGAAAAAACTACTCACTGCTGACGAAGCCGCTGCGCTGGTCGGCGATAACGCTTCGGTCACCGTCAGTTCGGCCAGCGGCCTGAACTGCCCGGATGCGGTGCTGGCTGCGCTGGGCAAGCGTTACAGAAATGAAGGGAAACCGGTCAATCTCACCATGATCCACCCGATTGCCGCGGGGGATATGTACGGTATTCCGGGGATTGAGCATCTTGCCCAGGCCGGACTGTTGAAAAAAGTGATCGCAGGTTCGCTGCCCAGCGGCCCGTCATCCTTACCGATGCCGGAAATCTGGCGGATGATTATCGACAACGAAATCGCCGGCTACAACGTGCCCAGCGGCGTGCTGTTCGATCTGCATAAGGACGCGGCGGCAAAACGTCCCGGCGTTCTGACCAAAGTGGGTCTGGATACCTTCGTTGACCCGGATCGTCAGGGCTGCGCGATGAACGAACTTGCCGCCGCGGAACCGCTGGTCAGCAAAGTTGATTTTTCCGGCCAAACCTGGCTGCACTTCCATCCGCTGGTGCCGGATGTGGCAATTATTCGTGCCACCACCGCTGACGAGCGTGGCAACCTGTCCTTTGAACATGAAGGCGGTGTGCTTGGCGTGGTGGAACAGGCGCTGGCAGTGAGAAACAATGGCGGCACGGTGATTGCCCAGGTCAAGCGCCTGACCAAAGCCGGCACGCTGAAACCGCATCACGTCCATGTGCCCTGCAACCTGGTGGACCATGTCGTTGTGGCCCCGGACCAGATGCAAACCACCATGATTGCCTACGATCCGGCGATCAGCGGCGAAATATTCCACCCGGAAAGCAGTTTTGAGGTACCTGAGTGGGGTACGGAAAAACTGATTGCCCGCCGCGCAGCCATGCAGCTGAAAAAAGGCATGACCGTTAACCTCGGCTTCGGTATTTCCGCCAACGTTCCGCGGATTCTGCTGGAAGAAGGCATGAACGGAGAAGTCACCTGGGTGATTGAGCAGGGGGCGGTGGGCGGTATGCCGCTGCTGGGCTTTGCCTTTGGCTGTGCGGCCAACGCTGACGCGATCGTCCCGGCATCCACCCAGTTCACCTATTTCCAGGGCGGCGGTTTTGATATGGCGATGCTGTCGTTCCTGCAGATTGACCGCTTCGGCAACGTGAACGTGTCGAAACTCCCTGGCAAACCTTACCTGACCGCCGGCTGCGGCGGCTTTGTCGACATTACCACCCATGCGAAAAAACTGGTGTTTTCCGGATTCTTTAAAGCCGGCGCCAGCCAGCGGATTGAGGGTGGGGAACTGGTCATCGATCGGGAAGGCAAAATGCGCAAGCTGGTTAACGATGTCGATCATGTGACGTTCAGCGGCCGGATGGCGCTGGAACGCGGACAGGACGTTATCTATGTCACCGAGCGCTGCGTGATGCAACTGACTAAAGACGGGCTGATGGTCACGGAAATCGCGCCAGGCATGGATTTGACCCGGGACGTGCTCGAGCAGGCCGACTTCCCGCTGCGGGTAGCTCAGAACCTGAAGATTATGGATCCTCGTATGTTTTACGACGCGGTAATGGGACTGGAACTACCGGAGGTGACCCATGGCTGA
- a CDS encoding enoyl-CoA hydratase/isomerase family protein, protein MAENMGSVTLETRGTIAIVTLNRPEKLNALTPFMLSELARIADEIDDHPVLRAVVLTAVGDRAFCVGADIKVWSSLAALDMWRSWVRKGHRVFDRWATLRVPVIAAINGHAFGGGLELLATSDIRVTDPAATFALPEAGIATCPGWSGTQRLVQLIGPGQVKYMALTGIRINADRAYETGLVQEISEPGKALETAIALAEKISEQAPVSVQLTRQIIDAGTGTDTAMALESIAGALAATTRDAKEGLASFSERRKAEYLGE, encoded by the coding sequence ATGGCTGAAAATATGGGCAGCGTCACGCTGGAGACGCGCGGCACGATTGCCATTGTTACGCTGAATCGCCCTGAAAAGCTCAACGCGCTGACGCCCTTTATGCTCAGCGAGCTGGCGCGCATTGCGGATGAAATTGATGACCACCCGGTGCTGCGCGCCGTGGTACTGACCGCAGTTGGCGACCGTGCCTTTTGCGTGGGTGCGGATATCAAGGTTTGGTCTTCGCTGGCGGCGCTGGATATGTGGCGCAGCTGGGTGCGTAAAGGCCATCGGGTTTTTGACCGCTGGGCCACGCTCAGAGTGCCGGTGATTGCGGCGATCAACGGTCACGCCTTCGGCGGTGGACTGGAGCTGCTGGCTACCAGCGATATTCGCGTTACCGACCCGGCGGCCACGTTCGCCCTACCGGAGGCGGGAATAGCCACCTGCCCGGGATGGTCGGGTACCCAGCGTCTGGTGCAGCTGATCGGACCAGGGCAGGTGAAATATATGGCGCTGACCGGCATCCGCATCAACGCCGACCGTGCGTATGAGACGGGCCTGGTTCAGGAAATCAGCGAACCGGGCAAGGCGCTGGAAACGGCTATCGCGCTGGCGGAAAAAATCAGCGAGCAGGCACCGGTTTCCGTACAGCTGACCCGACAGATTATTGATGCAGGCACAGGAACGGATACGGCGATGGCGCTGGAATCCATTGCCGGTGCGCTGGCAGCAACCACACGCGATGCGAAAGAAGGACTGGCGAGTTTTTCTGAGCGGCGTAAAGCAGAATACCTGGGAGAATAA
- a CDS encoding aldehyde dehydrogenase family protein has protein sequence MTTFLTADPSILTDYRPYHGSMLIGGEFRDSVSGKRVDRVGPAHGIVAGNYADGSAEDALLAISAARRAFDAGTWTSFTAKERAELLLKIADGIAQRSEEMAIIECLETGKPLAQARGEVSGCVDLWRYAASLARTLHGESYNTLGDQMLGLVLRQPVGVVSMITPWNFPIWILSQKLPFALAAGCTVVIKPSEFTSGTTLMLGEILTDAGVPAGVVNIVTGLGTNVGSPLVDHDDVDMVSFTGSTRVGRHIAAEAGRKLKKVSLELGGKNPQIIFPDCDFDAAVDAVVFGVYFNAGECCNSGSRVLVHQDIAEKFTRAVVEKASQVKVGDPLHPEVKVGSIINDNQMAVIEDAIRSAREQGAEILLGGDRVTTGQGLFMAPTVVGGVKAEMQIAQEEVFGPVLAILTFADYEEAISIANNSLYGLSAAVWSKDIDICLEAARKINAGTIWVNTFLDGSPELPFGGFKQSGLGRELGKGAVEDYTEQKTVQLHTGARTNWWINNAS, from the coding sequence ATGACCACATTTTTAACCGCAGACCCGTCAATCCTGACTGACTATCGGCCTTATCACGGCAGCATGCTGATCGGCGGGGAATTCCGTGACTCCGTTAGCGGCAAACGTGTTGACCGCGTTGGTCCTGCGCACGGCATCGTCGCCGGAAATTATGCTGACGGCAGCGCGGAAGACGCTCTGCTGGCCATTTCTGCGGCGCGCCGTGCGTTTGATGCAGGAACATGGACGTCGTTCACCGCGAAGGAGCGTGCGGAGCTGCTGCTGAAGATTGCCGACGGCATTGCGCAGCGCAGTGAAGAGATGGCGATTATCGAATGCCTGGAAACCGGTAAACCGCTGGCGCAGGCGCGCGGTGAAGTGTCCGGCTGCGTGGATTTATGGCGCTATGCCGCCTCGCTGGCCCGCACGCTGCACGGTGAAAGCTACAACACGCTGGGCGACCAGATGCTCGGCCTGGTGCTGCGTCAGCCGGTGGGCGTGGTATCGATGATCACGCCGTGGAATTTCCCGATCTGGATCCTCAGCCAGAAGCTGCCGTTTGCGCTGGCGGCGGGCTGTACCGTGGTGATTAAACCGAGCGAGTTCACCAGCGGAACCACGCTGATGCTGGGCGAAATCCTCACCGACGCGGGCGTGCCTGCTGGCGTGGTCAACATCGTTACCGGCCTGGGTACCAATGTGGGCAGTCCGCTGGTGGATCACGATGATGTCGATATGGTGTCGTTTACCGGCTCCACCCGGGTAGGCAGACATATCGCGGCGGAAGCCGGGCGCAAGCTGAAGAAAGTCTCGCTGGAACTGGGCGGTAAAAATCCGCAAATCATCTTCCCGGACTGCGATTTTGACGCGGCGGTCGATGCCGTGGTGTTTGGCGTCTATTTCAACGCTGGCGAATGCTGTAACAGCGGCAGCCGCGTACTGGTGCATCAGGACATTGCCGAGAAATTTACCCGCGCGGTGGTAGAAAAAGCCAGTCAGGTGAAGGTCGGCGACCCGCTGCATCCCGAGGTCAAAGTCGGTTCAATTATTAATGATAACCAGATGGCGGTCATTGAGGACGCTATCCGTTCTGCCCGCGAACAGGGTGCTGAAATCCTGCTCGGCGGCGACCGGGTTACGACCGGTCAGGGACTGTTTATGGCCCCTACCGTGGTCGGTGGCGTGAAGGCGGAGATGCAGATTGCGCAGGAAGAGGTCTTTGGTCCGGTACTGGCCATTCTGACCTTTGCCGATTATGAAGAGGCAATCAGCATTGCTAATAACTCCCTGTACGGACTTTCCGCCGCAGTGTGGAGTAAGGATATCGATATTTGCCTGGAAGCCGCGCGAAAAATTAATGCCGGTACGATCTGGGTAAATACTTTCCTGGACGGTTCGCCGGAATTACCGTTTGGCGGATTTAAACAATCCGGCCTGGGGCGTGAATTAGGTAAGGGCGCGGTAGAAGATTATACCGAGCAGAAAACCGTGCAATTACACACCGGTGCCAGAACCAACTGGTGGATAAATAACGCCAGTTAA